The DNA sequence AGTCGTTTCTGGGCAGCACACTGTCAGGCTACGTCATCCATGCCGGGCGCACGACCGGTGCGGACACGGCGCGGCCTTTCGCCCGCTTTGACCGGGAGACGGACGGCGCCCGCAGCGCGACTGGACGTATTGCCGGTACCTATCTGCACGGCGCCTTTGCGAGCGATGCGTTTCGGCGCGACTGGCTGGAACAGGCCGGCATCACCGGTGCGTCCGGGCTCGACTATGATGCCGCCGTGGAGACAGCGCTGGACGAGTTGGCCGATGGCGTGGAAGCCGCGGTGGACGTCGAAGCGCTGCTGGGGCTCGCACAACCGCCCGGCTGGCGCCGGAAGGGCTGATGAGCTCCGCGGCACTCATGCTTGGCGCCTGGGCCATCGAGGCCGTGATCGGCTGGCCGCAGCCGCTCTATCGCCGGATCGGTCATCCGGTCAGCTGGCTGGGCTGGATCATCGCGCGTCTGGAGACCTTGCTGAACCGGCCCGCCTGGCCCCATTGCGCGCGGTACATGTCGGGGGCGACCATGACCTGCCTTCTGGTGGCGGGCGTTGCTGGACTGGCCTCGGCAATATCCCGGGCGCTGCCGGACACGGTGCCGGGATTTGTCATCGAGGCGGCGATGGCATCATCCCTGATTGCATCACGCAGCCTGCATGCGCATGTTGCCGATGTGGCACGACCGCTGATGGCCGGCGACCTTGAAACCGCGCGGCAGGCCGTGGCACGGATTGTCGGGCGCGATCCGGCCTGCCTGGACGAAGCCGGCATTGCGCGCGCCGGGCTGGAGAGCCTGTCGGAGAATCTGTCGGACGGGGTGATCGCACCTGTGGTCTGGGGCCTGGCTTTCGGCCTGCCGGGCATCGCTGCTTACAAGGCCGTCAACACGCTGGACTCCATGATCGGGCATCGCAGCCCTCGCTACGCCGCGTTCGGAGGATTTGCCGCGCGCCTGGACGATCTGGCAAATCTGGTTCCGGCGCGCCTGTCGGGCCTGCTGATCGTGGTGTCCGCGGCCAGCCTGAGCGCTGCCCGCCTTATGGTGCGGGATGCCGGCCATCATCGCTCGCCGAATGCCGGTTGGCCGGAGGCGGCGATGGCCGGCGCGCTGAATGTGCGCCTGTCCGGACCGCGCAATTATGGTGGATGCGAGAGCGCCGAGCCCTGGTTGAATGCCGGAGCAGAAGATCCCCTGCCAGCCGATATGCGGCGCGGCCTGACTATCTACAAACGGGTGTGCGGACTGGCGCTTGCCTGTCTGGCCGCGCTGGCCGTGCTGGAGGGGGCGGGATGACCGGAGACCTGTTGCATGGCGGCGCTCTCGACCGGATGCAGGCGGCATTTCCCGATAGCCCGCGCCCCTGGATCGATCTGTCGACCGGGATAAACCCCTGGCCCTATCCGGCCCCTAAACCGTCTCCGGAGTGCCTGCAGCACCTGCCGACTCGCGCCGCGCGGGATCGCTGCCGTCACGCCATGGCGCAGGCTTTCGGAGCCCCGGAAGACAGCCTGGTTCTGGCGCCAGGCAGCGAGTTGCTGATCCGCCTGTTGCCGCAATTGATTTCGCCGAAACGTGTCGCACTCCTGAACCCGACCTATGGTGATCATGCACAGGTCTGGCGGCGCGCGGGCGCGGTCGTCATCGAGACGGACGCGCCCCTGGTGCTGGCGGACACAGTGGATGCAATTGTCCTGTGCAATCCCAACAATCCGGACGGGAGACAGTTTTCGCCGGAGGAGCTGGAAACGGCACGCGAGACGCTGGCCCGGCGCGGTGGCTGGTTGATCGTCGACGAGGCCTATGCCGATCTCGACCCGTCTCTCAGCGTCGCGGGATCAGGTGGCGCAGCGGGATTGATCGTGCTGCGGTCATTCGGGAAATTCTTCGGGCTTGCCGGCGTGCGGTTGGGCGCCGTGCTGGCCCCAGCCCGCATACGCGCCACCCTGTGCGACCTGCTGGGCGAATGGCCGGTCTCAGGCACCGCGCTGGAGCTTGGCGCACATGCCTATGAGGATCATGCGTGGCAGAGTTGCGCGCGGCTGAATTTGACGGCAGCGCGGGAGCGACTGGATAACATCCTGCTGAGCGCCGGATTCCCATACATTCAGGGGACTGATCTGTTTCGGCTGGTGACGTGCGACGACGCACATGAGACCTGGCGATTGCTGGCCGAGGCCGGACTCTATGTCCGGCGCTTTGCATGGTCTGGTCACATGCTGCGGATCGGCCTGCCGGCGACGCTGCAGGCAGAGCGCCGGCTGAAAGAGGCGCTTATCCCTTGAGCTGGAGCGGCAGGCCTGCCGCAACAAACTCGACCCGGTCACAGACATTCGCGACGCGCTGGTTCAGGCGGCCCTGCGCATCCCGGAATGACCGCCCAAGCGGAGTGTCCGGCACGAGGCCGAGACCGACCTCATTGGACACGAGGACAAGGTCAGACGAGCACGATTGAATCGCCTTGCACAAAGCGTCGGTTTCGGCGTCCACATCCCGCTCATGATGCTTCAGGTTTGACAGCCAGAGTGTCAGGCAATCGACCAGTAGAACTGTCTGCGCTCCTGCGCCCGACGTGATGGCGGAGACCAGATCGAGCGGTTCCTCCAGCGTGCGCCAGTCATCTCCGCGGTCCTGTTGATGATGGCGGATCCGGTCTTCCATTTCCGCATCCAGCGCTTCGGCGGTAGCGATGTAAACGCGATGGGGTGCGGCGGCTTCTGCAAGCGCTTGCGCGCGGGCGCTTTTACCGGAGCGCGCGCCGCCGAGGATCAGAATGCTGGTCATGGTGCCTCCATGCCAGCCGACGGCCCGTTGCGCAAAGGATTCCCGCCTACTCAGGCGGGATGGTCGTTGTCGTCATCCAGAATGCGATAGGCCGGGCCGTCCATGTCCTCGAACTGTCCGGACCGGATCGACCAGATGAAGGCGACGAGGCCCAGCAGGCCAAGGGCCAGCGCGACCGGAATGAGATAGACGATGATCGACATGGCAGCTTAGCTTTCGATGCGGAGACGTATGGCGTTCAAGGTCACGATAATGGATGAAAGCGACATGGCAATCGCAGCGACCAGGGGCGTGACGTGTCCGGTGACGGCGATTGGCACGGCAATGACATTGTAGAGCGCGGCCAGCGCAAAGTTCTGGCGCATCACGTTCCGAGTCCTGTTGGCAACGCGCAGGATCAGCGGAATGGCCTCAAGTCCGCCGCTATAGACGGCATCGCTGGCGGACTGTGTGATGTCGATGGCCGCGCCCGGCGCCAGCGACGCATGCGCAAGCGACAGCGCCCCCGCATCATTCAGACCATCCCCCACCATCAACACTTTCCGGCCCTGCGCGCGCAGCGCTTCAAGCCGGGATACCTTTTCCTGCGGCGAGGCCCCGGCGGTCCAGTCCTCGATGGCGAGCCGGCCGGCGAGTGGCGCGACCGCCCCTGCCTGGTCGCCCGACATTATCTCCATGTCGACGCCACCGGCGCGCAGCGTATCCAGCGCGCCCAGTGCCCCCGGCTGGACATCATCCACAAACACGAACCGGACATGCGGGGCGGACCCGCGCGCCAGCCACAGGACGGGCCCGCCGACAGGCGAATCTTTTTCCGCGCCGATCCAGGCCGAAGAGCCGAGCCGCCAGACCTCCCCCTCAATATCGGCCTCCAGGCCCCGGCCTGCCACTTCCTGCACGTCTTCCTGCGCCTGGCCCGGCCCGGCAACCGCGACAAGGGCGCGTGACAAGGGATGGTGGCTGACCCGGGCGAGGCGCGCAGCGTCCGCAAGGCATTCACGCGCCTCTGCGCTTTCCAGCGGGACAGACTGTCCGTCAACCTCGATACGGTCGAGCTTGGGAATGCCCAGCGTCAGTGTGCCGGTCTTGTCGAACACGATGTGATCGATCTCGGCGAGCCGTTCGAATGCATCACCCGACCGGAGATAGATCCCATTGCTGAACAGGCGGCCGGCCGCGACGACCTGCGCAACCGGCGCGGCCAGCGCCAAGGCACAGGGGCAGGTGATGATCAGCGTGGCGGCAGCAATCATCAGGGCGTCCGGAATGCTGGCGCCCATCACCAGCCAGCCAATACAGGCCAGCGCCGCTGTCGCATGAACGAAGGGGACGTAGATCGACACGGCCCGGTCTGCGATCCGGCGATAGGCGGAGCGCCGCTGTTCACCCGCTTCCAGCATGTCGCCGATCTGTGACAAGAGGGATTCTTCTGCGACCTTCAGGGCCTCTCCCTGCACCGGCGCGGACACATTGATTGCGCCCGCATGCAGCACCATGCCCGGTGAATAGGTGCGCGGCACAGACTCGCCCGTGACAAGACTTTCATCCACATCGCTGATGCCGGACACGATGCGAACATCGACCATGGCGCGCTCCCCCGGCGCCAGCAGGATCCGGTCCCCCGGCACAATTTCACTAGCGGCCACGGAGCGTGTGTCGCCCGACGCACCAAGGCGTGTCACGGCGCTGGTCTGCATCGCCGCCAGCGCATTCGCAGCCGCATGGGCCTGACGCCTCAGCCGGGCATCGAGAAACCGCCCGATCAGCAGGAAGAAACACAGCATCACCACGGCATCGAAATAGGCGTGCTCGCCGCCGCGCAGCGTTTCGAACACACTGACCCCGAACGCCAGGGAAAGCGCCAGCGAGATCGGCACATCCATATTCGCATGACCATTGCGAAGCGCTGACCAGGCGGAGCGGAAGAAGTGACGCCCGGAGAACAGAAGCACCGGCAGAGCGATCACGCCGGACAGGGCATGTAGGGTTTTCCGGGTCGCCTCTCCCATTTCGCCGTGTCCCGCCCAAACCGAAACCGACAGGAGCATGATGTTCGCAGCGGCAAAACCCGCCACGCCCATGGAGATCAGGAGCGCGCGCTCTTCTCGTGCCTTTTCAACGGCAGCCCCATCATCCGCCTGGGCCGCAACACCATAACCGAGATCCGATATGGTTTGCGCCACACGGTCTGCTGACAACGGACCGGTCCAGCGTACCCGCATGCGGCCATTGGAGAGGTTCAGGCGGGCGGCCGTAACGCCGGGCAATCCGGATACAGCCTTTTCTATCTTGCTGAGGCATCCTCCGCATTTCGCGCCCCGAACCACGAGATCGAGGGCATTTTCGTCACCGCTCTTGCGGACGAAGCCGGCAAAACCCGATTTGGACTGGCTGGCCGATGCCGGCGCCAGCCCGGACGGACATCCGGGCGCGGTGGAAACGGCGGTTGTCATGGCAGGATCGTGATCCGCTTGTCCGCAATGAATTTCACACTGCCCGTTTCCGAATCCAGGACTTCGAACCTCACGTCCCAGCGGCCGACCTCGAGCCGGGAAACATCAGACACATACTCCCCTGCGCCGGACGGCTGAAGCACAAGCATCTGGTCTCCGGTGTCGCTGGCAGCCCGGCGGAGCTGGGCGGTGACATGATAGGACGACAAGGATTCGCCAGTGGCATCCGACAAGCGGAAGACGAGACGGTCATCCTCGACGCCCGCCGCGGCCTGCCAGCCGAGCGCCTGCTGCGCCGCCTTTGCCTGCAGCGTGGAATTGTAGTCCAGCCCCTGCAAATAGGATTTCTTGACGTCCTCACCCGGAAAGCTGGTGATGGCGTGATAGAGAAACACACCATTGACGGCGAACATGACGCCAAAGAAGCCGAGCATGATGAACAGGACATGCCAGCCTGTAAGCCTGCCCCGTGCCGGCCCGTTCTTCGCGTTCAAGACTTGTCCTGTCATTGTTCAGCTCCTCTGAAGGACGACACATTCACATCTGCTTCCCCGGTTTCGGCATCCTTGACGGTGAAGGTCACCTGGCGGCGGGGCGCGCCCGCTTCGGCAGCCACAAGGATGCGGTAACGATCCACACCGAAGGCCTCGACCGGCAGTTCCAGCGTGTCACCGCCATCATGCTCCATCCCGATCACCTTGAAAGACAATGCATCAAGACCGGTGACATCGAGCAGCATGGTACGCGGTTCACTGGCCTTGTTGACGAGTTTCAGCGTGTAACCGTTCTGGATCCGACCGTCCGACAGGAGGACATAGGGCGGTGAGCGATCCTTCAACACATTGGCCTCAAGCGTGGACTTGGTCGCCAGCCCCCATACCATCAGCACACCAATAACCGTCATGACGACGGCATATAGCAGGGTACGCGCCCGAATGATCTTGTGCTTTGGCGGTGTCTGGCCAGCATTGCGAGCGGCCACGGCGAGTTGAGTGTCGTAGGCAATCAGCCCCTTGGGGCGACCGATCTTGACCATCATCTCGTCACAGGCATCGATACAGAGGGCGCAATGGATACACTCCAATTGTTCGCCGTCACGAATGTCGATTCCCATCGGGCAAACCTGCACGCACTGGTTGCAGTCGATGCAGTCGCCCCGTTCGTCCCAGTTTTCCGATTTGCGCTTGGGTCCGCGCGGTTCGCCCCGGTCATAGCGATAGGTGACGTTCAGGGCCTGCTCGTCTGTCAGCGCGCCCTGGATGCGCGGCCAGGGGCACATATAGGTGCACACCTGTTCGCGCATCGTCCCTGCCAGGAAATAGGTCGTAAGGGTGAGAATGCCGGCGAACCAGTAAGCCGTCAGGGGCGCTTCGCCCTTGAACCAACCGGCCGCGACCGTCGGTGCATCATGCCAGTAGAGAATGAAGGCACCCCCGGTCCAGAAGGCGATGACCAGCCACACGACATGCTTGCCGAGCTTTCGCGAAAGCTTGTTGAGGGACCATGGTGCCTTGTCGAGACGCATGCGCGCGGCGCGGTCGCCCTCGAAAGCCCGCTCCACCCAGATATAGAGATCCGTCCACACCGTTTGCGGGCAGGTATATCCGCACCAGACCCGGCCAAGCAGAGACGTGACCAGGAACAGCAGCAGCGCAGCGAGGATGAGCCCCCCGGCCATGAAGTGGATGTCCTGCGGCCACAGTTCGATGAAGAAGAAGTAGAATTTCTCACTGGCGAAATCGGCCAGGACGGCCTGATCCGGAACGCCTTCCCCGCGGTTCCAGCGCAGCCAGGGCAATCCGTAATAGACCCCAAGCGTGACCGCCATGACAATCCATTTGACCGTCCGGAACTTGCCATGGGCCAGTTTCGGATAGATCTGCTTGCGCTTGGCATAAAGGTCTTCATGCCGCGGCGGCTCCCCACCCGGAGGGGTGGGGAGCTTGGCGGATGCATCGATGAGGGTCGTGCTGGCCATGGCCGGTGCTATTCGCCTCCGCTGAGAGAGTGAACATAGACGGCGATGGCCTTGATCGTGGCATCGTCGAGGCGGTCATCCCATGCCGGCATGTGCGAATTGCGGGCATTGTAGATGGTTGCCCGGATGTCTTCCTCACGGCTGCCGTACAGCCATTCGGCATCGGTCAGGTTCGGAGCGCCCTGGGCGCGATCTCCCGTTCCGTCCGCGCCATGACAGGTCACGCATTGCTGCTGGAAGATCGGCGCCGCGCGGGACACCGCTTCGGCATCGTCACTGCGGCCCGACAGGTTGAGCACATATTGCGCGAGATCGTCCACCTGGTGGCTAGTCAGCAATCCGTCGCGGCCAAAGGCCGGCATGGCGGAAAAGCGGGTGGCGTCATCTGCATCATGACGGATGCCATGGCGGATGGTGTACTCGATCCCGTCCAGAGATCCGTCCCAGAGCCAGACATCATCCGCGAGCGCCGGATAACCAATGGCGCCGCGCCCGCCTGCCCCGTGACATGTGGCACAATTGTCGCCGAAGGCACTCTCTCCCATGGCGAGTGCGAATTGCTGCAGGGTGCGGTCCGTCTCGATGGTTTCAAGATTGGCATCGAGCAGGACAACAGACTGCGCATCGCGCGCCGTCTGGAGGTCAGCCACGGCCTTGGCCACTTCCGCCCGGTCGGAATGGCCCCGAACACCCTTGGTGTTGGTGCCCATGCCCGGCAGCGCGGGGATGGCCGGCATGAGGATCATGTAGACGATGGCCCACGCGATCGTCATGTACCAGACATATAGCCACCAGCGCGGTAGCGGATTGTTCAGTTCCTTGATCCCGTCCCAGGAATGACCGGTCGTCTCGACGCCGGAATGCTGGTCGATATCCTTGGTCTCATCAGTCATTTGATGGCCCCTTGTCTTCAAGCGGAGAATGTGCGGCGCGGTCGAACGTGTCCTGATTGCTGGGCCAGAGCGCATAGGCCAGCGCCCCCAGGAACATCAGGACAAAATAGACCAGCCCGCCGGTCTGAGCGAAACTCGAGAGTGCTTCATACATGTGCGTGTCTCCCTAGCGCCGATTGTCGAGATCGTCGGCCTGATAGGTCGAGAAATCGACCAGTGTGCCGGTCATCTGGAGATAGGCCACGATGGCATCCATTTCGGTGATGCGGCGCGGATCTCCATCATAATCACGAAACTCCACCGTGCCCTCGCGGCCGGAGGCAGCGTCATACTGCTCCAGCAGACTGTCGAGATAGTCATACCCCTTCTCGTCCGGGTCGGCCTGAGCGTAGAGATGCCCCTCGGCATTCTCGATCATTTCATCCGTATAGGGTACTCCAAGCATGCGTTCGGTCCGGAGGCGCTCTTCGATCCGGTCGAAATTCAGCTTCTTTTCCGCCAGGAAGGCGTAAGGCGGCATGACGCTTTCAGGCACCAGGGCCCGCGGGTCCTTGAGGTGGTCCACCTGCCATTCGGCAGAATACTTGCCGCCAACACGGGCCAGGTCCGGCCCGGTCCGTTTCGACCCCCACTGGAAGGGGTGATCGTACATGCTCTCGGCGGCGAGCGAGTAGTGGCCATAGCGTTCGACCTCGTCCCGCAGCGGGCGGACCATCTGGCTGTGGCAGACATAGCAGCC is a window from the Hyphomonas sp. genome containing:
- the cbiB gene encoding adenosylcobinamide-phosphate synthase CbiB codes for the protein MSSAALMLGAWAIEAVIGWPQPLYRRIGHPVSWLGWIIARLETLLNRPAWPHCARYMSGATMTCLLVAGVAGLASAISRALPDTVPGFVIEAAMASSLIASRSLHAHVADVARPLMAGDLETARQAVARIVGRDPACLDEAGIARAGLESLSENLSDGVIAPVVWGLAFGLPGIAAYKAVNTLDSMIGHRSPRYAAFGGFAARLDDLANLVPARLSGLLIVVSAASLSAARLMVRDAGHHRSPNAGWPEAAMAGALNVRLSGPRNYGGCESAEPWLNAGAEDPLPADMRRGLTIYKRVCGLALACLAALAVLEGAG
- the cobD gene encoding threonine-phosphate decarboxylase CobD, producing the protein MTGDLLHGGALDRMQAAFPDSPRPWIDLSTGINPWPYPAPKPSPECLQHLPTRAARDRCRHAMAQAFGAPEDSLVLAPGSELLIRLLPQLISPKRVALLNPTYGDHAQVWRRAGAVVIETDAPLVLADTVDAIVLCNPNNPDGRQFSPEELETARETLARRGGWLIVDEAYADLDPSLSVAGSGGAAGLIVLRSFGKFFGLAGVRLGAVLAPARIRATLCDLLGEWPVSGTALELGAHAYEDHAWQSCARLNLTAARERLDNILLSAGFPYIQGTDLFRLVTCDDAHETWRLLAEAGLYVRRFAWSGHMLRIGLPATLQAERRLKEALIP
- the cobU gene encoding bifunctional adenosylcobinamide kinase/adenosylcobinamide-phosphate guanylyltransferase, yielding MTSILILGGARSGKSARAQALAEAAAPHRVYIATAEALDAEMEDRIRHHQQDRGDDWRTLEEPLDLVSAITSGAGAQTVLLVDCLTLWLSNLKHHERDVDAETDALCKAIQSCSSDLVLVSNEVGLGLVPDTPLGRSFRDAQGRLNQRVANVCDRVEFVAAGLPLQLKG
- the ccoS gene encoding cbb3-type cytochrome oxidase assembly protein CcoS; this encodes MSIIVYLIPVALALGLLGLVAFIWSIRSGQFEDMDGPAYRILDDDNDHPA
- a CDS encoding heavy metal translocating P-type ATPase; amino-acid sequence: MTTAVSTAPGCPSGLAPASASQSKSGFAGFVRKSGDENALDLVVRGAKCGGCLSKIEKAVSGLPGVTAARLNLSNGRMRVRWTGPLSADRVAQTISDLGYGVAAQADDGAAVEKAREERALLISMGVAGFAAANIMLLSVSVWAGHGEMGEATRKTLHALSGVIALPVLLFSGRHFFRSAWSALRNGHANMDVPISLALSLAFGVSVFETLRGGEHAYFDAVVMLCFFLLIGRFLDARLRRQAHAAANALAAMQTSAVTRLGASGDTRSVAASEIVPGDRILLAPGERAMVDVRIVSGISDVDESLVTGESVPRTYSPGMVLHAGAINVSAPVQGEALKVAEESLLSQIGDMLEAGEQRRSAYRRIADRAVSIYVPFVHATAALACIGWLVMGASIPDALMIAAATLIITCPCALALAAPVAQVVAAGRLFSNGIYLRSGDAFERLAEIDHIVFDKTGTLTLGIPKLDRIEVDGQSVPLESAEARECLADAARLARVSHHPLSRALVAVAGPGQAQEDVQEVAGRGLEADIEGEVWRLGSSAWIGAEKDSPVGGPVLWLARGSAPHVRFVFVDDVQPGALGALDTLRAGGVDMEIMSGDQAGAVAPLAGRLAIEDWTAGASPQEKVSRLEALRAQGRKVLMVGDGLNDAGALSLAHASLAPGAAIDITQSASDAVYSGGLEAIPLILRVANRTRNVMRQNFALAALYNVIAVPIAVTGHVTPLVAAIAMSLSSIIVTLNAIRLRIES
- a CDS encoding FixH family protein, whose translation is MTGQVLNAKNGPARGRLTGWHVLFIMLGFFGVMFAVNGVFLYHAITSFPGEDVKKSYLQGLDYNSTLQAKAAQQALGWQAAAGVEDDRLVFRLSDATGESLSSYHVTAQLRRAASDTGDQMLVLQPSGAGEYVSDVSRLEVGRWDVRFEVLDSETGSVKFIADKRITILP
- the ccoG gene encoding cytochrome c oxidase accessory protein CcoG, with amino-acid sequence MASTTLIDASAKLPTPPGGEPPRHEDLYAKRKQIYPKLAHGKFRTVKWIVMAVTLGVYYGLPWLRWNRGEGVPDQAVLADFASEKFYFFFIELWPQDIHFMAGGLILAALLLFLVTSLLGRVWCGYTCPQTVWTDLYIWVERAFEGDRAARMRLDKAPWSLNKLSRKLGKHVVWLVIAFWTGGAFILYWHDAPTVAAGWFKGEAPLTAYWFAGILTLTTYFLAGTMREQVCTYMCPWPRIQGALTDEQALNVTYRYDRGEPRGPKRKSENWDERGDCIDCNQCVQVCPMGIDIRDGEQLECIHCALCIDACDEMMVKIGRPKGLIAYDTQLAVAARNAGQTPPKHKIIRARTLLYAVVMTVIGVLMVWGLATKSTLEANVLKDRSPPYVLLSDGRIQNGYTLKLVNKASEPRTMLLDVTGLDALSFKVIGMEHDGGDTLELPVEAFGVDRYRILVAAEAGAPRRQVTFTVKDAETGEADVNVSSFRGAEQ
- the ccoP gene encoding cytochrome-c oxidase, cbb3-type subunit III, with protein sequence MTDETKDIDQHSGVETTGHSWDGIKELNNPLPRWWLYVWYMTIAWAIVYMILMPAIPALPGMGTNTKGVRGHSDRAEVAKAVADLQTARDAQSVVLLDANLETIETDRTLQQFALAMGESAFGDNCATCHGAGGRGAIGYPALADDVWLWDGSLDGIEYTIRHGIRHDADDATRFSAMPAFGRDGLLTSHQVDDLAQYVLNLSGRSDDAEAVSRAAPIFQQQCVTCHGADGTGDRAQGAPNLTDAEWLYGSREEDIRATIYNARNSHMPAWDDRLDDATIKAIAVYVHSLSGGE
- a CDS encoding cbb3-type cytochrome c oxidase subunit 3, translated to MYEALSSFAQTGGLVYFVLMFLGALAYALWPSNQDTFDRAAHSPLEDKGPSND
- the ccoO gene encoding cytochrome-c oxidase, cbb3-type subunit II is translated as MSIMNKHGLLERHSLLLTIGILVVVSIGGLIQMAPLAYMDNTIEKVDGMRPYTPLELMGRDIYVREGCYVCHSQMVRPLRDEVERYGHYSLAAESMYDHPFQWGSKRTGPDLARVGGKYSAEWQVDHLKDPRALVPESVMPPYAFLAEKKLNFDRIEERLRTERMLGVPYTDEMIENAEGHLYAQADPDEKGYDYLDSLLEQYDAASGREGTVEFRDYDGDPRRITEMDAIVAYLQMTGTLVDFSTYQADDLDNRR